One SAR202 cluster bacterium genomic window, TGATACAAGACATGGCCACTTTTTAGTTTACGGCGTTACAAAACAAATGCTAGATAAAATAGATTTTGGGAATGTTAAGATGGACTCAATTGAATTAATGAGGATTGCTCAACAATCTGGGGCTATAGCATTTCCAGCTCATCCGGGTAGATTTGGTATTGGTTTTTGTGAATATTCCGATACTGGTCTTGATTTTAATCAAGTTGGTATAGTCGAACACCTTAATGGGAGCTATCGTGCGGGTGAATTAGAAAGAACAGAGAAATTAATTTCTGAAAAGGGATATTTGGGAACAGGTGGTAGTGATGCTCATTTTGTTAGTGCAATAGCTACATGCTTGACTGAATTCCGAGAGAGTATTCATAATGAAAAAGATTTAGTAGAAGCTTTAAATGAAAAAACATTCAAAGCAATTACCCTGGAAGAAACAAAAATTCCAGGTTAAATGAATTGAGGTAAAAATGTCAGAAGATTTGAATAAAGATCAAATTGATTATGATAAAAGTCAACTTGGTAAAGAATATCCTGCTGGTTCTTTTTTAGTAACAGAAGAAGAAGTATCCATGTATTGTAATTCGATTGGAGAACAATCTGAAATATGCCATGATAAATCAAAAGCATTAGAAGCTGGATATCGTGATATTGTTGCTCCTCCCACATTTTGCGCTCTTTTTGTGAGAGGATTTGATAGGCCTAATATAAATTTAAATTTTGGGAAATCTGGGTTTCACGCTGGTGAAGCAATTGATGTTTTAGAACCAATATGTGTTGGAGATACACTTAATGCTTCGATACAATTAAGTGATGTATATGTTAAAACAGGCAGATCAGGTCAAATGGTATTTATAGTATGGGAACATATATTTAGAAATCAAAATGGAAATATCGCCGCAAAAGTAAGAGAATCTCATGTGAGGAGAGAGTGATGAAATATATTGAAGATGTAGACTTGGGAGATGAATTTGGTCCGATACAAATTGAGGTTAAGCCTGATGATGTAATCGATTTTTGCAAAACATGGATTCGCGAAGAGGAAAATAGCAAGAATATATTTAATGCTGCTCCTACAAGATTTACTGATGAAGAATTTGCCAAAAGTGAAGGTCTTCCTGGAGCTATTGTTCCAGGAATTATGAGTATGGCTTATCTCGCTAGATTATTAAACACTGCTTGGCCAAACGGGACTATAACCCAACTAGATGTTGTTTTTCGACAATTGGTTCTTCACAATCAAATAATTAATTTAGTAGGGGTGGTAACTGATACCGTTTCTGAAGACACGGAAAATTATATTGAATGTGACGTTTATATTGAAAATAACGAAGGTTCTAGACTTGTTGGTGGGAAAGCGCGTTTAAACATGCCAACAAAAAAGTAAATATTTATAGACTATTCCCAATAATCTTTTCCTCCCACATTTCATTGATTTCTTGTTGTTTGATTCCTAGTATAGACCCTAGTATTTCTTCATTATTTTCTCCATATATATTTGCACGCTTAAATAGAGGGTCTTTAATATACTGAAATTCCCAAATGTTTTTTGGGTAACTATGTTCACCAGCAATGGGGTGATCGATTTTAATGAAATAATCTCTGGTATTTAAATGCTCGTTGTCAACGATCTCGCGTTCATTCATTATCGCCGCAGAAGGGATAAAGTTTTTTTGTAGTAAATGCATTAATTGAAATTTATCATATTGTGAAGTCAATTTATTTAGGGTTTTATCAATGTCATCATGATACTTTATTCTTGCTAAAGCATTTTTATATAGCGAATTATTTAAAAGATCATTAGATTTAAATAGGCTACATAAATTTTCCCAGTCCATATCATTTCTTATTGATATCGCTATCCATTGATTATCTCCCTCACATTTATAAACACCTTGAGGTGCTCTTGTGGGGTGCCTGTTTCCTATCTGCTTTGGGTTTTGATTATTCATACTATATCCCATTAAGTATTTTGTAAGATGAGGAATAAATGTTTCAGCCTGTGAAAGATCTATACTTTGTCCAGTTCCATTTATATTTCTATGAAATAGTGCCATGCAAACAGATATTACTAAGTTTAGTGCTGCTATAGCATCAGTATGGTATATAGACATAGTTTCAGTGGGTTCAGTATCGGGTGGGGTTCGAAGTAACCAATGCCCTGTAAATGCATCGAGGCCACTACCTAATGTTACATATTTCTGATAGGGTCCATCAACTCCCCATCCGGGCATAGATACCATAATTAAGTCTGGTCGGTATTGTTTCAGTATATTATATGATATTCCTAGGTTTTCCATAGTTCCAGCAGAGTATCCCTCGATTACTACATCACTACATTTTACTAATTCAAATAAGGTTTTTTTTCCAATTTCAGTTTTTAAGTCTATAGATAATCCTTTTTTATTTCGATTTGCCATATTGTGGCTAGCGTATCCGTCCCATGGACGCTCTTGGCTTAATTTATTTTCAACTAACCCTCTGCGCGCAGAAACTACATCATGTGGTCTTGTTATTGGAGCTCTGGGGTACGATTCAATTTTAATTATTTCTGCGCCTAAATCCCCCATAAGGGAGTTTCCCATAGGGCCTGCCCAAACTTCGGTCAATTCCAATATGCGTATATTTTTTAAAGGATAATTATTTAAATGCATTAAATTGTTCCATTAGACTTCAATATGGATAAATTTTTTACAGGAACACCAAGAAATTTGATTAAAATTTCTTTAGTGTGTTGGCTTAATTTAGGAGCAGGGGTATTTATTCCCCATTCAAGTTTAGAAAAACGAAATGGGGCTCCTGTGTATGTAATTTCACCTGCTAATTCGTGTTCAGACTTAAAGAAATAAGATCTATG contains:
- a CDS encoding MaoC family dehydratase, yielding MSEDLNKDQIDYDKSQLGKEYPAGSFLVTEEEVSMYCNSIGEQSEICHDKSKALEAGYRDIVAPPTFCALFVRGFDRPNINLNFGKSGFHAGEAIDVLEPICVGDTLNASIQLSDVYVKTGRSGQMVFIVWEHIFRNQNGNIAAKVRESHVRRE
- a CDS encoding CoA transferase; protein product: MHLNNYPLKNIRILELTEVWAGPMGNSLMGDLGAEIIKIESYPRAPITRPHDVVSARRGLVENKLSQERPWDGYASHNMANRNKKGLSIDLKTEIGKKTLFELVKCSDVVIEGYSAGTMENLGISYNILKQYRPDLIMVSMPGWGVDGPYQKYVTLGSGLDAFTGHWLLRTPPDTEPTETMSIYHTDAIAALNLVISVCMALFHRNINGTGQSIDLSQAETFIPHLTKYLMGYSMNNQNPKQIGNRHPTRAPQGVYKCEGDNQWIAISIRNDMDWENLCSLFKSNDLLNNSLYKNALARIKYHDDIDKTLNKLTSQYDKFQLMHLLQKNFIPSAAIMNEREIVDNEHLNTRDYFIKIDHPIAGEHSYPKNIWEFQYIKDPLFKRANIYGENNEEILGSILGIKQQEINEMWEEKIIGNSL